TGCCAAAAGTCAGCACCAGCGGGTCGCCCATCTTTTTCGCTTTTTCAACCGACTGATGGCAAATGCGACTGAAAGCGTAAACCGTATCACGACGATAACCCATCGGCGTGGTGCCTGCATGGTTTGATTCGCCATTCAGCGTCACCGTATAACGACGCTGCCCGACAATTGCATTCACCACGCCAATTGACTGCCCATTACTTTCCAGCACACAGCCCTGTTCGATATGCAATTCAACAAAAGCTTTAATATCCTGGCGTGGAGTTAGTGGGGCGTTCGGCAGAGTAAATCCGCAAGCATTCATCGCATCGACAAAGCCATTTCCTTTGGCATCACAGATATTCCGCACGTCGTCAGGATTCGCCAGCCCAAAGATATTTTTACTGCCCCAGAAGACATACGGGAAGCGGCTGCCTTCTTCTTCCGCCATCGCCACCACTTCGACGGTACGTAGCGGCGCGCCGTATTGCGTTTTCAGCCAGTCAATTGCCAGCCATGCCGCCAGCGCGCCGAATTGCCCGTCGAGGTTACCGCCGTTAACCACGGTATCGATATGCGAACCGCTCAGAATCACTTCCTGTGGGTATTCGGTGCCATTCAGGCGACCGTATAAATTTCCCACTTCATCGAAACGTGTTTCCAGCCCACTTGCTGTCATTCTTTTTTTAAATTGCTGCTGGGTTTCCAGCCATTCCGGCGAATAAAGTAAACGGGTCATTCCACCCGTTGGGTCAGCGCCAAAAGAGGAAAGCCAGGGCAGCGTTTCTTCTATGGCTTGACGAAAATGTGTAATCATAAGAAAGTCCTGTCTCAATAATTATTGCGCAAAGGGATTTTTCGTTTCGTATGACGTGTTATAAAGCGCGTCGGAAATTAAATACTGGTAAATATCATCAACAATTTCGATGCCTTCGACGGCGGCTTTGCGTTGTTTAATATCCTGATCCTGTCCGGGATAATAAACCTGGTTAAAACCGGGCGCGGGGGTAATGGCATTTAATTCGCGCATGGTCTGGCTAAGATGTTGACGGAATAATTCGCTGGAGGAGAAAAAGTTCGGGTTAATAACTAAATGTAATTGCCCCAAATTACGCCCGGCGTGTAAATCGTCATACATCGAACTGACCTGACGCCCGAACGGTAAGCCGAGTAACACGCCTGAGAGGACGTCAATCATCATCATTAGGCCATACCCTTTCGGTCCGGCGGCGGGGAGCAGAGCATGAACCGCGAACGGATCGGTTGTTGGAGCACCGTTTTTATCGACCGCCCAGGTATCGGGTATAGACATATTGCGCGAGCGCGCATCGAGAACTTTCCCCCACGCCTGCACGGTAGTCGCCATATCAAAGGTCAGGATCTCGTCGCCTTCTCCCGGCGCGGCAAAGGCCAGTGGGTTAGTACCGTAGTAAATTTCCGCACCGCCAAACGGCACCACCATCGGATCGGACTGGCACATCGAAATGCCAATCAATCCGGCGCGAGCTGCCTGCTGCACAAAGTAAGAGATTGCGCCGCTGTGACCCATCCGGCTGATGCCGACCACCGCAACGCCATTTTGTTGGGCGGTTTTGATGGCATGTTCCATACCCATTTTCGCCGCGACCTGCCCGGCGGCATTGTCAGCATGTAAAATTGCCGAACATGGCCCGGTTTCTTCAAGACGAAACTCTGGTTCGCGGTTGGTGCCGCCTTTTGATATGCGCTCTGCGTAGTATTCTACGCGCACCGCGCCATGAGAGTGGATCCCTCTGGCATCGGCGTAAACCAATACTTCAGCCACGGTTGCAGCGTGCTCACGTTTTAACCCAGCCAGGCAGAGTTTATTCTCAATTAGCTGGTGGAGTGTTTCCCGACTGATTTTCATCTGTCTTCCTTTTTAACGACGGTGTGAAGCATGACTGCAATTAACATACAGGGAAAATATCTGGATTATGTGATCCAGACAGACAAAAAAATATAGTTAGAATTTATTTGATAATCCGCGCACTTTTAGTCTGTTTTTTGAAATAACCCAGCTCGTTAAAAATCAACAGATAATAGTCTGGCGGTTATTTGAATTCTTTTGTTAATAATCCCTGTGTGATATTCATCACCTTATTTACCCGTTGTCATCGATACCGTAATCGCCACATTAACACTGCTCGTGCAATTGCCATGGGTGCAATTTTTAAGGAGTTGTTATGATCCACGCCTTTATTAAAAAAGGGTGTTTTCAGGATTCGGTCAGTTTAATGATTATTTCACGAAAACTCAGCGAATCAGAAAATGTTGATGATGTTTCCGTAATGATGGGGACGCCCGCCAATAAAGCGTTATTAGAGACTACAGGTTTCTGGCATGACGATTTTAATCACGCCACGCCGAACGATATTTGCGTGGCAATTCGTAGCGAAGCGACGGATGCGGGGATCGCGCAGGCGATTATGCAGCAGCTTGAAGAGGCGCTAAAACAGCTGGCGCAGGGGTCAGACAGCAGCCAGGCGTTGACGCAGGTGCGTCGCTGGGACAGTGCCTGCCAGAAATTACCCGATGCCAATCTGGCGCTGATTTCAGTGGCTGGCGAGTACGCGGCAGAGCTGGCGAATCAGGCGCTGGATCGCAATCTTAACGTGATGATGTTCTCCGATAACGTCACGCTGGAAGATGAAATCCAACTTAAAACCCGCGCGCGGGAAAAAGGCTTGCTGGTGATGGGGCCGGACTGCGGTACGTCGATGATTGCCGCCACGCCGCTGGCTTTCGCCAACGTGATGCCGGAAGGCAATATTGGCGTTATTGGCGCTTCCGGTACAGGGATTCAGGAACTGTGTTCGCAGATTGCGCTGGCAGGGGAGGGAATTACTCACGCGATGGGTCTTGGCGGGCGCGACCTCAGCCGTGAAGTGGGCGGCATCAGTGCGCTGACGGCGCTGGAAATGTTAAGCGCCGACGCGAAAAGCGAAGTGCTGGCATTTGTTTCAAAACCGCCTGCCGAAGCCGTGCGTTTACGTATTGTTAATGCCATGAAAGCAACCGGCAAACCGACGGTGGCGTTGTTTATAGGTTATACCCCGGCGGTAGCCCGCGACGAAAATGTCTGGTTTGCCTCCTCGCTGGATGATGCTGCGCGCCTGTCTTGTCTACTTTCTCGGGTCACGGCACGACGTAATGCGCTAGCGCCTGCCAACAAAGGTTTTATTTGCGGTTTGTATACCGGCGGTACGCTGGCTGCCGAAGCGGCGGGATTACTTGCCGGACACCTTGGCGTGGCAGCCGACGATACCCATCAACATGGCATGATGCTGGATGCCGATGGACATCAGATCCTCGACCTGGGCGATGATTTTTACACCGTTGGGCGTCCCCATCCGATGATCGACCCGACCTTACGCAACCTGTTAATTGCCGATCTCGGTGCTAAACCACAAGTGCGCGTGTTGCTGCTTGATGTCGTGATTGGCTTTGGTGCGACCGCCGATCCTGCCGCCTCGCTGGTGAGCGCCTGGCAAAAAGCCTGTGCCGCGCGTTCAGACAGCCACCCGCTGTACGCCATTGCCACGGTGACGGGCACCGAACGTGACCCGCAATGCCGCTCGCAGCAAATCGCCACGCTGGAAGATGCGGGGATCGCAGTAGTTAATTCGCTGCCGGAAGCCACCTTGCTGGCGGCGGCACTGATTCGTCCGCTTTCGCCTGCCACGCATCAACACACGCCATCTCTACTGGAAAACGTCGCCGTGATTAATGCCGGATTACGCAGTTTTGCGCTGGAGCTACAAAGTGCCAGCAAACCGGTAGTGCATTACCAATGGGCGCCAGTCGCTGGCGGCAATAAAAAACTGGCTCGTTTATTAGAACGTTTGCAATAAGGGGTTCCCATGTTTACATCAGTGGCGCAAGCCAATGCTGCGGTTATCGAACAAATTCGTCGTGCTCGTCCACACTGGCTCGATGTGCAACCGGCTTCTTCACTTATCAGCGAACTACACCCGGGCAAAACACTGCTTCACGCCGGGCCGCCAATGCGCTGGCAGGAGATGACCGGACCCATGAAAGGGGCGTGTGTCGGGGCATGTCTGTTTGAAGGCTGGGCGAAAAATGAAGCGCAGGCGCTGGCAATGCTTGAACAAGGGGAAGTGAACTTCATTCCTTGTCACCATGTGAATGCCGTCGGGCCAATGGGCGGCATTACTTCTGCCAGTATGCCGATGCTGGTGGTCGAGAACGTGACCGACGGCAACCGGGCGTACTGCAACCTCAACGAAGGTATCGGCAAAGTGATGCGTTTTGGCGCTTACGGCGAAGATGTCCTGACTCGCCATCGCTGGATGCGCGATGTGTTAATGCCAGTATTAAGCGCGGCGCTGGGGCGCATGGAGCGCGGTATCGATCTCACGGCGATGATGGCACAGGGCATTACGATGGGCGATGAGTTCCATCAGCGCAATATTGCTTCCTCAGCACTGTTAATGCGTGCGCTGGCCCCACAAATTGCTCGCCTCAATCACGATAAACAGCACATCGCAGAAGTGATGGATTTCCTTAGTGTGACCGATCAGTTCTTCCTCAACCTCGCGATGGCTTACTGCAAGGCGGCGATGGATGCAGGCGCGATGATTCGTGCGGGCAGTATCGTTACGGCTATGACCCGCAACGGCAATATGTTCGGGATTCGGGTAAGCGGGCTGGGCGACCGCTGGTTTACTGCGCCTGTAAACACTCCACAAGGTCTGTTTTTCACCGGATTTTCGCAGGAGCAGGCAAACCCGGATATGGGCGATAGCGCGATTACCGAAACCTTTGGTATCGGAGGCGCTGCAATGATCGCCGCACCTGGCGTAACGCGCTTTGTCGGTGCGGGTGGCATGGAAGCGGCCAGAACGGTATCTGAAGAGATGGCGGAAATCTTCCTTGAGCGCAATATGCAGTTGCAGATCCCCGGCTGGGATTTCCAGGGCGCGTGCCTGGGGCTGGATATTCGTCGCGTGGTAGAAACTGGTATTACGCCACTCATCAATACCGGAATCGCGCATAAAGAGGCGGGGATCGGGCAGATTGGCGCAGGCACCGTGCGTGCACCGCTGACGTGCTTTGAACAGGCGCTGGAAGCACTGGCTGAAAGCATGGGGATTGGTTGAGGAACGCGCAATGACTATTATC
The DNA window shown above is from Escherichia sp. E4742 and carries:
- the allC gene encoding allantoate deiminase; its protein translation is MITHFRQAIEETLPWLSSFGADPTGGMTRLLYSPEWLETQQQFKKRMTASGLETRFDEVGNLYGRLNGTEYPQEVILSGSHIDTVVNGGNLDGQFGALAAWLAIDWLKTQYGAPLRTVEVVAMAEEEGSRFPYVFWGSKNIFGLANPDDVRNICDAKGNGFVDAMNACGFTLPNAPLTPRQDIKAFVELHIEQGCVLESNGQSIGVVNAIVGQRRYTVTLNGESNHAGTTPMGYRRDTVYAFSRICHQSVEKAKKMGDPLVLTFGKVEPRPNTVNVVPGKTTFTIDCRHTDAAVLRDFTQQLENDMRAICDEMDIGIDIDLWMDEEPVPMNEELVATLTELCETEKLNYRVMHSGAGHDAQIFAPRVPTCMIFIPSINGISYNPAERTNINDLAEGVKTLALMLYQLAWQK
- the allD gene encoding ureidoglycolate dehydrogenase, which translates into the protein MKISRETLHQLIENKLCLAGLKREHAATVAEVLVYADARGIHSHGAVRVEYYAERISKGGTNREPEFRLEETGPCSAILHADNAAGQVAAKMGMEHAIKTAQQNGVAVVGISRMGHSGAISYFVQQAARAGLIGISMCQSDPMVVPFGGAEIYYGTNPLAFAAPGEGDEILTFDMATTVQAWGKVLDARSRNMSIPDTWAVDKNGAPTTDPFAVHALLPAAGPKGYGLMMMIDVLSGVLLGLPFGRQVSSMYDDLHAGRNLGQLHLVINPNFFSSSELFRQHLSQTMRELNAITPAPGFNQVYYPGQDQDIKQRKAAVEGIEIVDDIYQYLISDALYNTSYETKNPFAQ
- a CDS encoding acyl-CoA synthetase FdrA, whose amino-acid sequence is MIHAFIKKGCFQDSVSLMIISRKLSESENVDDVSVMMGTPANKALLETTGFWHDDFNHATPNDICVAIRSEATDAGIAQAIMQQLEEALKQLAQGSDSSQALTQVRRWDSACQKLPDANLALISVAGEYAAELANQALDRNLNVMMFSDNVTLEDEIQLKTRAREKGLLVMGPDCGTSMIAATPLAFANVMPEGNIGVIGASGTGIQELCSQIALAGEGITHAMGLGGRDLSREVGGISALTALEMLSADAKSEVLAFVSKPPAEAVRLRIVNAMKATGKPTVALFIGYTPAVARDENVWFASSLDDAARLSCLLSRVTARRNALAPANKGFICGLYTGGTLAAEAAGLLAGHLGVAADDTHQHGMMLDADGHQILDLGDDFYTVGRPHPMIDPTLRNLLIADLGAKPQVRVLLLDVVIGFGATADPAASLVSAWQKACAARSDSHPLYAIATVTGTERDPQCRSQQIATLEDAGIAVVNSLPEATLLAAALIRPLSPATHQHTPSLLENVAVINAGLRSFALELQSASKPVVHYQWAPVAGGNKKLARLLERLQ
- a CDS encoding DUF1116 domain-containing protein, encoding MFTSVAQANAAVIEQIRRARPHWLDVQPASSLISELHPGKTLLHAGPPMRWQEMTGPMKGACVGACLFEGWAKNEAQALAMLEQGEVNFIPCHHVNAVGPMGGITSASMPMLVVENVTDGNRAYCNLNEGIGKVMRFGAYGEDVLTRHRWMRDVLMPVLSAALGRMERGIDLTAMMAQGITMGDEFHQRNIASSALLMRALAPQIARLNHDKQHIAEVMDFLSVTDQFFLNLAMAYCKAAMDAGAMIRAGSIVTAMTRNGNMFGIRVSGLGDRWFTAPVNTPQGLFFTGFSQEQANPDMGDSAITETFGIGGAAMIAAPGVTRFVGAGGMEAARTVSEEMAEIFLERNMQLQIPGWDFQGACLGLDIRRVVETGITPLINTGIAHKEAGIGQIGAGTVRAPLTCFEQALEALAESMGIG